One segment of Gadus chalcogrammus isolate NIFS_2021 chromosome 8, NIFS_Gcha_1.0, whole genome shotgun sequence DNA contains the following:
- the LOC130387278 gene encoding homeobox protein GBX-1-like has protein sequence MQRPGGQGTAFSIDSLIGTPQPRPGHLLYTGYPMFMPYRPLVIPQAMSHSSLTSGLPPLAPLASFAGRLTNTFCASLGQGMPSMVALTTTLPSFSDPPDSFYPPPQELPGPRLGAVDPGSRRQGSPLEEDLHARDKAREDLLNFSETFQTISGETKLYSSDDEKMDRKSADPTCSDREDSSVDSENESFSDGNTCGSLSQKTKLKTGSHNALPTGGSSAGKSRRRRTAFTSEQLLELEKEFHCKKYLSLTERSQIAHALKLSEVQVKIWFQNRRAKWKRIKAGNVNNRSGEPVRNPKIVVPIPVHVNRFAVRSQHQQIEQGTRP, from the exons ATGCAGCGACCCGGCGGCCAAGGGACCGCGTTCTCCATCGACTCCCTGATAGGAACCCCGCAGCCGCGGCCGGGACACCTGCTCTACACCGGCTACCCCATGTTCATGCCCTACAGACCGCTGGTCATCCCGCAAGCCATGTCCCACTCGTCCCTCACCTCGGGTCTGCCTCCGCTGGCCCCGCTGGCCTCGTTCGCGGGCCGGCTGACCAACACGTTCTGCGCGAGCCTGGGCCAGGGGATGCCCTCCATGGTGGCCCTCACCACCACGCTGCCCAGCTTCTCCGACCCGCCCGACAGCTTCTACCCCCCGCCGCAGGAGCTGCCCGGGCCGAGGCTTGGTGCTGTTGACCCGGGGAGCAGGCGGCAAGGGAGCCCGCTGGAGGAGGACCTGCACGCCCGGGACAAGGCCAGGGAAGACCTGCTCAACTTCTCGGAAACTTTTCAGACCATATCAG GTGAAACCAAACTGTACAGCTCGGACGACGAGAAAATGGACCGTAAGTCCGCAGACCCGACCTGCAGTGACCGGGAGGACAGCTCCGTGGACAGCGAGAACGAGAGCTTCTCGGACGGCAACACATGCGGCTCCCTGTCCCAGAAGACCAAGCTGAAGACGGGCTCCCACAACGCCCTCCCAACGGGCGGCTCCTCCGCGGGGAAGAGCCGGAGGAGGCGCACGGCGTTCACCAGCGAGCAGCTCCTGGAACTGGAGAAGGAGTTCCACTGTAAGAAGTACCTGTCGCTCACAGAGCGCTCGCAGATCGCCCACGCACTGAAGCTGAGCGAGGTGCAGGTGaagatctggttccagaaccgcAGGGCCAAATGGAAACGGATCAAGGCCGGTAACGTGAACAACCGCTCGGGAGAACCGGTGCGGAACCCCAAGATCGTGGTGCCCATCCCGGTGCACGTCAACAGGTTCGCGGTGAGGAGTCAGCACCAACAGATAGAGCAGGGGACCAGGCCTTGA
- the LOC130387277 gene encoding ankyrin repeat and SOCS box protein 10-like isoform X1, whose product MSQNSSFVFSSTALRSLQLDEDMLERHRHQRSAASSQLTGYMLKKEARSRQLLASGTSAPPAVCKDLVTQNALYTGDLEALRELFPKDSRANFIIEPRGGDMRWVASGEGLWSLSYEQELTTPLHITACRGFADCLRLLLQRGADVELAPGGGTALHEACESCQPECAKLLLSHGANANAVSEDGLMPLHVCTLPESLECARQLLQYGAAITGRSVDEEDTPLHVAARHGLPEHADLYLRYGAAVDRRNEEELTPLGAACAHPHEAHELTRYHRVCQLLLAAGARVGPLDRDKRTPLHMACKQANADVVELLLANGAGVNDMDYGGEAPMHNILKVACYKTAHQPERVVQSLLNYGSIRVWPGALPVVLKHCCGSPRTVEVLLNAYSRLKVTDAWVEAVPLEVLKDHRDFYESLFSLARTPRSLQHLARCRVRVYLEGRLLRVVPKLPLPTLIQNYLLLHFTGFVH is encoded by the exons ATGTCGCAGAACAGCAGCTTCGTCTTCAGCAGCACGGCGCTGCGCTCGCTGCAGCTGGACGAGGACATGCTGGAGCGACACAGGCACCAGAGGAGTGCGGCCTCCAGCCAGCTCACCGGCTACatgctgaagaaggaggcccGTAGCCGGCAGCTGCTGGCGTCTGGGACCTCGGCGCCGCCCGCGGTGTGCAAGGACCTGGTCACCCAGAACGCCCTGTACACCGGAGACCTGGAGGCCCTCAGAGAGCTGTTCCCCAAGGACTCCAGGGCCAACTTCATCATCGAGCCCCGGGGCGGGGACATGCGTTGGGTCGCCAGCGGGGAAG GGCTGTGGTCCCTATCCTACGAGCAGGAGCTGACCACGCCCCTTCACATCACGGCATGTCGGGGCTTCGCCGACTgccttcgcctcctcctccagcgggGGGCCGACGTGGAGCTGGCCCCCGGCGGCGGCACGGCGCTGCACGAGGCCTGCGAGAGCTGCCAGCCCGAGTGCGCCAAGCTGCTTCTGAGCCACGGGGCCAACGCCAACGCCGTCTCCGAGGACGGCCTCATGCCCCTGCACGTCTGCACCCTGCCGGAGTCCCTCGA ATGTGCCCGGCAGCTCCTCCAGTACGGCGCCGCCATCACGGGCCGCAGCGTGGACGAGGAGGACACGCCCCTCCACGTGGCGGCCCGGCACGGCCTCCCGGAGCACGCCGACCTCTACCTGCGCTACGGCGCGGCGGTGGACCGCCGCAACGAGGAGGAGCTCACGCCCCTCGGCGCGGCCTGCGCCCACCCCCACGAGGCCCACGAGCTGACCCGCTACCACCGGGTCTGCCAGCTGCTGCTGGCGGCCGGGGCCCGCGTGGGGCCCCTGGACCGCGACAAGCGCACGCCGCTGCACATGGCGTGCAAGCAGGCCAACGCGGACgtggtggagctgctgctggccaACGGGGCGGGGGTGAACGACATGGACTACGGCGGCGAGGCGCCAATGCACAACATCCTGAAGGTGGCGTGTTATAAGACGGCGCACCAGCCGGAGAGGGTGGTGCAGTCGCTGCTCAACTACGGGTCCATACGGGTGTGGCCCGGGGCCCTGCCCGTG gtgcTGAAGCACTGCTGCGGGTCTCCTCGTACCGTGGAGGTGCTGCTGAACGCCTACAGCCGGCTGAAGGTCACGGACGCCTGGGTGGAGGCCGTGCCCCTGGAGGTCTTGAAG GATCACCGGGACTTCTATGAGTCCCTGTTCTCCCTGGCCCGGACCCCCCGCTCCCTACAGCACCTGGCCCGCTGCAGGGTCCGGGTCTACCTGGAGGGGCGTCTGCTCAGGGTGGTCCCGAAGCTGCCCCTGCCCACCTTAATCCAGAACTACCTGCTGCTGCACTTCACGGGCTTCGTCCATTAA
- the LOC130387277 gene encoding ankyrin repeat and SOCS box protein 10-like isoform X2 gives MSQNSSFVFSSTALRSLQLDEDMLERHRHQRSAASSQLTGYMLKKEARSRQLLASGTSAPPAVCKDLVTQNALYTGDLEALRELFPKDSRANFIIEPRGGDMRWVASGEGLWSLSYEQELTTPLHITACRGFADCLRLLLQRGADVELAPGGGTALHEACESCQPECAKLLLSHGANANAVSEDGLMPLHVCTLPESLECARQLLQYGAAITGRSVDEEDTPLHVAARHGLPEHADLYLRYGAAVDRRNEEELTPLGAACAHPHEAHELTRYHRVCQLLLAAGARVGPLDRDKRTPLHMACKQANADVVELLLANGAGVNDMDYGGEAPMHNILKVACYKTAHQPERVVQSLLNYGSIRVWPGALPVVGPSTAALTLS, from the exons ATGTCGCAGAACAGCAGCTTCGTCTTCAGCAGCACGGCGCTGCGCTCGCTGCAGCTGGACGAGGACATGCTGGAGCGACACAGGCACCAGAGGAGTGCGGCCTCCAGCCAGCTCACCGGCTACatgctgaagaaggaggcccGTAGCCGGCAGCTGCTGGCGTCTGGGACCTCGGCGCCGCCCGCGGTGTGCAAGGACCTGGTCACCCAGAACGCCCTGTACACCGGAGACCTGGAGGCCCTCAGAGAGCTGTTCCCCAAGGACTCCAGGGCCAACTTCATCATCGAGCCCCGGGGCGGGGACATGCGTTGGGTCGCCAGCGGGGAAG GGCTGTGGTCCCTATCCTACGAGCAGGAGCTGACCACGCCCCTTCACATCACGGCATGTCGGGGCTTCGCCGACTgccttcgcctcctcctccagcgggGGGCCGACGTGGAGCTGGCCCCCGGCGGCGGCACGGCGCTGCACGAGGCCTGCGAGAGCTGCCAGCCCGAGTGCGCCAAGCTGCTTCTGAGCCACGGGGCCAACGCCAACGCCGTCTCCGAGGACGGCCTCATGCCCCTGCACGTCTGCACCCTGCCGGAGTCCCTCGA ATGTGCCCGGCAGCTCCTCCAGTACGGCGCCGCCATCACGGGCCGCAGCGTGGACGAGGAGGACACGCCCCTCCACGTGGCGGCCCGGCACGGCCTCCCGGAGCACGCCGACCTCTACCTGCGCTACGGCGCGGCGGTGGACCGCCGCAACGAGGAGGAGCTCACGCCCCTCGGCGCGGCCTGCGCCCACCCCCACGAGGCCCACGAGCTGACCCGCTACCACCGGGTCTGCCAGCTGCTGCTGGCGGCCGGGGCCCGCGTGGGGCCCCTGGACCGCGACAAGCGCACGCCGCTGCACATGGCGTGCAAGCAGGCCAACGCGGACgtggtggagctgctgctggccaACGGGGCGGGGGTGAACGACATGGACTACGGCGGCGAGGCGCCAATGCACAACATCCTGAAGGTGGCGTGTTATAAGACGGCGCACCAGCCGGAGAGGGTGGTGCAGTCGCTGCTCAACTACGGGTCCATACGGGTGTGGCCCGGGGCCCTGCCCGTGGTAGGTCCATCTACAGCTGCTTTAACTTTAT CTTGA